In Actinoplanes derwentensis, the following proteins share a genomic window:
- the nusB gene encoding transcription antitermination factor NusB: MAEGPKKERLARRKARKRALDVLFEADLRDLPPSQVLLTYLERIAKPHPEHLEYSKTIIDGVGKHLDRIDELIASYAEGWTIDRMPAVDRNLARIAVYELLFEPDVDDPVAITEAVELAKEMSTDDSPRFLNGLLDRIAAFATR, from the coding sequence ATGGCGGAAGGTCCCAAGAAGGAACGGCTCGCGCGTCGCAAGGCTCGCAAGCGCGCGCTCGACGTCCTCTTCGAGGCAGACCTGCGTGACCTGCCGCCGAGTCAGGTGCTGCTCACGTACCTGGAGCGGATCGCCAAGCCGCACCCCGAGCACCTGGAGTACTCGAAGACGATCATCGACGGTGTCGGCAAGCACCTCGATCGGATCGACGAGCTGATCGCGAGTTACGCCGAGGGCTGGACCATCGACCGGATGCCGGCGGTGGACCGCAACCTGGCCCGGATCGCGGTTTACGAACTGCTCTTCGAGCCCGACGTCGACGACCCGGTGGCGATCACCGAGGCGGTCGAGCTGGCCAAGGAGATGTCGACCGACGACAGCCCGCGGTTCCTCAACGGGTTGCTCGACCGGATCGCGGCTTTCGCGACACGCTGA
- the bldD gene encoding transcriptional regulator BldD: protein MPSEYAKSLGARLRSIRQQQGLSLQGVEEKSNGRWKAVVVGSYERGDRAVTVSRLAELADFYRVPVSELLPDGSGIRLEATNKIVLDLEKLYDTTGEDLAYVARYARAIQQQRGDYNGRVLSIRADDLRALAIVYDISPSGLIERLTEQGVLVADPRAFFAS from the coding sequence ATGCCGTCTGAGTACGCGAAGTCGCTGGGCGCTCGCCTGCGCTCCATCCGCCAGCAGCAGGGCCTGTCCCTGCAGGGCGTCGAAGAGAAGTCCAACGGTCGCTGGAAAGCGGTCGTGGTGGGCTCCTACGAGCGCGGCGACCGCGCGGTCACCGTGTCGCGCCTGGCCGAACTGGCCGACTTCTACCGGGTGCCCGTCTCGGAGCTGCTGCCCGACGGCAGCGGTATCCGCCTGGAGGCCACCAACAAGATCGTCCTCGACCTGGAGAAGCTGTACGACACCACCGGCGAGGACCTCGCCTACGTGGCTCGTTACGCCCGGGCCATCCAGCAGCAGCGCGGCGACTACAACGGTCGCGTTCTGTCCATCCGCGCCGACGACCTGCGCGCGCTCGCCATCGTCTACGACATCTCGCCGTCCGGCCTCATCGAGCGCCTGACCGAGCAGGGTGTTCTGGTGGCCGACCCCCGCGCGTTCTTCGCCAGCTGA
- the aroQ gene encoding type II 3-dehydroquinate dehydratase, which translates to MIYVLNGPNLGRLGLREPGVYGSATYQDLVDMCQGVAEALGRTVEVRQTNAEHEMLEWLYQAADEGADVVLNPGAWTHYNYAVRDACAMLRGKLVEVHISNVHTREEFRHHSVISAVATGVIAGLGFDGYRLALEHIAR; encoded by the coding sequence ATGATCTACGTGCTGAACGGGCCGAACCTGGGCCGGCTGGGCCTGCGGGAGCCGGGTGTCTACGGCTCGGCGACCTATCAGGATCTTGTCGACATGTGCCAGGGCGTGGCCGAGGCGCTGGGCCGGACGGTCGAGGTGCGGCAGACGAACGCCGAGCACGAGATGCTCGAATGGCTCTATCAGGCCGCCGACGAGGGTGCCGATGTGGTGCTGAACCCGGGCGCGTGGACCCATTACAACTACGCGGTCCGGGACGCCTGTGCGATGCTCCGCGGCAAATTGGTGGAAGTACACATCTCCAACGTCCATACCCGGGAGGAGTTCCGGCACCATTCGGTGATCTCGGCCGTCGCGACCGGTGTGATCGCGGGTCTCGGCTTTGACGGATATCGGCTGGCTCTGGAGCACATCGCGCGATAG
- the efp gene encoding elongation factor P translates to MASTNDLKNGLVLNLDKELWSVVEFQHVKPGKGPAFVRTTLKHVLSGKVVDKTFNAGTKVETATVDKRTMQYLYQDGEDYVFMDLDNYEQIHVPGATVGDNANYLLPEAEATVALHEGVPLYIELATSVYLVVTYTEPGLQGDRSTGGTKPATVETGATVNVPLFITNGEKIKVDTRDGRYLGRS, encoded by the coding sequence ATGGCTTCCACCAACGACCTGAAGAACGGCCTGGTTCTCAACCTCGACAAGGAGCTGTGGTCCGTCGTTGAGTTCCAGCACGTCAAGCCGGGTAAGGGTCCCGCCTTCGTGCGCACCACGCTGAAGCACGTGCTGTCTGGCAAGGTGGTCGACAAGACCTTCAACGCCGGTACCAAGGTCGAGACGGCGACCGTCGACAAGCGCACGATGCAGTACCTGTACCAGGACGGTGAGGACTACGTCTTCATGGACCTGGACAACTACGAGCAGATCCACGTCCCCGGCGCCACCGTCGGTGACAACGCGAACTACCTGTTGCCCGAGGCTGAGGCCACGGTCGCGCTGCACGAGGGTGTGCCGCTCTACATCGAGCTGGCGACCAGCGTGTACCTCGTGGTCACCTACACCGAGCCGGGTCTGCAGGGTGACCGCTCCACCGGCGGCACCAAGCCGGCCACGGTCGAGACCGGCGCCACCGTCAACGTTCCGCTCTTCATCACCAACGGTGAGAAGATCAAGGTCGACACCCGCGACGGCCGCTACCTCGGCCGCAGCTGA